The nucleotide window AGCTTATCCATGGAGACCTGTGCGGGCCAATAACACCAAGCACACCAGGTGGAAACCGCTATATCTTTGTTATTATTGACGATCACTCAAGGTATATGTGGACAGTTTTACTTAAAGAGAAAAGTGAAGCATTCTCAAAATTCAAACGCCTCAGAGGACTGGTGGAACGAGAAATTGGAGAGAAGATAGGAACATTCAGAACTGATCGAGGTGGGGAGTTCGTATCTCACGAGTTCAACTCGTATTGTGACATCTCAGGAATCAAAAGACATCTTACCGCTCCGTACACTCCACAGCAAAACGGAGTAGTAGAGAGAAGAAACAGAACGTTAATGGAGATGGCAAGAAGTCTTTTGAAACATATGCATATGCCAAACTACCTATGGGGTGAGGCAATCCGACATGCGACATATCTTATCAATAGGATCGCCACAAGATCACTACAAAACCAAACACCTTACGAAGTCTTACGGGGAAGAGTTCCAAACATAAGTCACCTTAGGGTATTTGGATGCATTGGCTATGCCAAAGTAGACAAGGTACATCTCAAGAAGCTTGATGACAGGACGAGAGTATTGGTTCACCTAGGAACGGAACCAGGGTCTAAAGCCTATAGACTACTAGATGCTGAGACTCGGAAGATAGTGGTAAATAGAGATGTCGTGTTCGATGAAACAAAAGGTCTGAACTGGAAGAAACACGATGCTGAGGTCGAAAGTTATAACGACTTTGTGATCACAATTGGTGAGTTTGGAAATCATGGAGTTAGAGAAGAAAAATCTGACGTAGATCCCAAGCAAGGTTCAGACACACTAGAAGACAAAGCAACAAACGCAGAGAATGATGACGAGGATAATGAAGATGAGAACACAGAGCCAAACTCATCGGAATCAATAGAAGAAGGAGAACAAGAAAACAGAACACTAAGGAGAAGCGAAAGACAAACCTCAAAACCCAAGTACCTTGAGGATTACGTTTTACTagctgaagaagaaggtgagatattattgatatgcttaaatgaTGAACCAAAGAGCTTTGAGGAGGCAAGAGAACTTAAGGAGTGGATAGATGCATGCAAGGATGAAATCCAATCCATCGAGAAGAATGAAGTATGGAAACTTGTTGACCTACCGAGTGGCGCAAAGTCAATAGGTCTCAGATGGATCTTTAAGATCAAACGCAATTCAGACGGTTCCATTAACAAGTATAAAGCACGTTTAGTGGCAAAAGGGTATGTGCAGCAATATGGGATTGACTTCGATGAAGTCTTTACCCCTGTAGCACGGCTTGAAACTATTAGACTACTTATCAGCATTGCAGCCACAAACGGATGGGAGGTGCACCACCTTGACGTCAAAACGGCATTCTTACACGGAGAATTAAAAGAGACAGTCTATGTCACACAACCGGAAGGCTTTGAGGTGAAAGGGAGCGAGAGGAAAGTATACAAACTCAATAAAGCCTTGTACGGATTGCGACAAGCGCCGCGAGCTTGGAATAACAAGTTAAATCGTATACTACTTGAGTTTGGTTTTGAGAAATGCTCTAAGGAGCACTCAGTGTATAGGAAGACCGTGGAGCACAACATACTCGTGATAGCTGTGTATGTCGATGATCTCTTTGTGAGTGGAGCAAACGAGAAGATCATAGGAGATTTCAAGAGAGAGATGGCGTCTAAATTTGATATGAGCGATCTGGGAAGACTAAGTTATTATCTTGGTATTGAAGTTCATCAAGAGGAGGGACGCATAAGCTTAAATCAAAGGCGGTATGGACTCAAAATCTTAGAAGAAAGCGGGATGAAACATTGCAACATGACGCATACACCAATGGAAATAGGTCTGAAACTATCAAAGTCAGTTGAAGAAAAAGATGTAGATGCAACAAGGTACAGAAGAATCATCGGTTGCTTCAGGTATCTCATTCACACGCGACCTGATCTCGCATACACAGTGGGGGTTCTAAGTCGATACATGACCAGTCCGAAAGTCTCTCATGAAGCGGCAATGAAACACTGTCTCAGATATCTTCAAGGAACAACGTCACTTGGTCTTATCTTTGAACGATCAACACCTGGAATCCCAAAGCTCATTGGATACAGTGACAGTAGCCACAACGTAGACATGGACGATGGAAGAAGTACCGGAGGTCACATCTTCTATCTTGGGAGAAGCTTGATCACGTGGAGCTCAAGCAAACAAGATACAGTTGCTCTGTCTTCGTGTGAAGCAGAGTTTATGGCCGGGACAGAGGCAGCAAAGCATGCCATATGGTTACAAGAGCTATTGAGTGAAGTTACAGAGCAGCCTGTCGAGAAAGTGTTGATCCGAATAGACAATCAGTCTGCGATTGCTCTCACCAAGAATCCGGTATTCCATGGCAGAAGCAAACACATACATCGGCGAAATCACTTTATACGGGAGTGCATTGAGAAGGGACAAGTCGACGTGGAACATGTCTCAGGAAAAATGCAAAAAGCTGATATCCTAACTAAAGCACTTGGAAGGATCAAGTTTAGAGAAATGAGAGATCTTATCGGGATGCAAGATATAACGAAAGATAGTTTCAAGCTTAAGGAGGAGATTGTTGGGATAAGCttgaaagaaaaggaaacttgaGTTAGAAGTTATCCACCTAATCCTACCGAGTTATGGAATATAGGAATACTAatgtttaggagttatctaaacACTTAGGAGTTATCTAAAAGTATTACCTATTAGGATTAGGAATTATAAAtctctatataagaagatgcAAGTGTGTTGCATAGCTTATGAGTTTAGAAATTGAACTtaagttttgagttattttcttGAGCATTAATAAAAGTGAGTTATACTTTTATACAGTCTTTGAACTCTAGAACAGCCAGCAAAGATGGACACATAGCTTGGTGGCAGAGCATTTGACTGCAGATCAAGAGGTCACCGGTCCGAACCGGTTCGCcctcaatttttaaaatttcatgtaAATCTCAAGTGtatattacacttttttttttggtaattatcaaaaacattttcaaaacttataaaaaaactatACGAAGAAAGGGAAGACAAATCCCGAAGACAGTTTGCAAATCAATCATTTACAAGTCTCCAAGATTCAGATAATCCAGCAATTGTTTTCATCATTCAGCTCTGATTCCTCTGACCATATCTGCTTCACTTGTTCCCACACCAAACATCCTCTTCCCtgcatatttttaattcatttctCATTCCATCAAGAACCttaatactttaaattttatctGACTTCTGAAAGTACTATCTGGTTACCTTTGAAGTGAATTCAACAGTAGTTGTGCAGCATTTACGCTCATCCTCTGCCAAAAATAACAAACCATCATAAGGACTTGTTGAAAATAAGTCACCACAGATCAGATTCCAAAGACGACATTCTTACCGCATTGCTCCCACTTATCAAACTTCACTATACATTTCCCAGAAATGTTATCTATAACAAGAACCTGATCCACCCAAACCCAAAACTTCTTCCCACTTCTGTCTCCATTATACTTCCTCAGCTCATCAATGGCCTCCCTCAGAGACTTCTCTTCCCCTGATGGATGGAAAAAAACAGCATCTTGGTCCTGAAAAGTGTTCCAAGAAAAGGTAATTAGTCCGGTCCATAAGCTAACTATGGATTCCATTTGCATCTATCTTATTTATAGACACTCACACAAGACTCTTTGAAGCTGGCTATGTATGTCTCATACTTCTTGATCTCACCGCGTCTCAATCTCTCGTAGAACAAGTAAAACCTCACAACTTCTTGACCAGGATTGGCGATATCCGCCTTTCCATTCAAGAACTCAGAAGCATCTCTTGGAGAAAGAGTTGGACCAAGCTTGAAATAATCAATGGCTTGAAGAATCCCATCTGCACATCTCTCGCTTGAATGGATGAGCTTTGAGTTGTTTAAAGCATTTTCAGTATGCCACTTCAGTAGCTCTTCTTGAGAATTGCTCACCttcacaaacacacacacatagaCAAAACAAAGTAAAGCTTTTGGTGTCGATAAGAATGGCTGAGAGATTGTTATGAATGAAACAAGAGAACAGTACCATGACACCGTGAACATCAGGAATGCTGAATAGCTCAGCATCATGTTCAGAGTCGCCGCAAGCAAGAGTATTGACAGGGGACATTCCTTCAGCCTTCAGCTTCTTGAGAAGGTACTCAAGAGCTTCTCCTTTTCCTCCACCTCGTGGTATAACATCCAGATTCATTCCCCAGCTGTGAATGATCTTAACATCTAACTGAAAACATACACCATAATCACAAACCATTTGGTTTCCaagtaacaaaaaaagaagatataaataaaacactTAACGCCACGTTTCTCCAGCAAGTGTGAAAGTTCCTTGGTCACTGCCTCACCTTTACCTTCATCAATGTAAAAGCTGACCTTGTGTAGCCTCTGCTCAGTTTTCGGCTGAAGAGTTAACTCAGGGAACTTTCTGGTTTCTTCCAAGACAATCTCCTGGTTCCATTTATGGGTGTTCAAGGTCTCAACCCAAGAATGATCAGGAACCATGGAGTTACCAAATGCTATCTCGGTTCCTATAGATGTAATGATGATATCAGGGGTCAACAatggtttttcttttctcagTTCTTTGTAAAGAATAGGTGATCTTGCTGTTGAGAAGACGAGAAGAGAGTCACGGCGATAAGCTTCTTCCCACAGTGAGTTGAACCTCAGAAGAGAGAGGTTGTCATGGTCTTGATGATCAACCTGTAAGAAACAgaataacataaataactatatatctTCTTCTGCACATGCATCACAGAATCAGAGATCATACCATGGTATGATCAAGGTCCGAGACGATCAttagaggaggaggagatttCAGGCGTTCCATAATCAACATATTTTCAGTGTCCTGTGAATTAGCATATAGTGGCAAAGTCTTTGATTATCATAATCAAAGTTGTTACAGATTTAGCATATGCGTTTTGTTCTTAACATACACAACAATTGGTAAGATCATATAAAGCAAAAGATGTATATAAGCTATGTTGTTACCAGTTTCAAGCATCAAACAACATAGAGGTTCCTAAGAAGtatcaacttcttcttctacagAGATATCTAAGTTTCAAAGTCTTAAGTGATGGAGAGACAAGAACACAGGAGATACCAAAGTATTTGTGCTATTAAGTTTAATGTAAAGAAAGAAACTCAATGTTTATAGAATACTCTTAACATGTGCTTAGAAAGCCCAAAATCTATTGAATATCCAAATCAAAAGTTGAAAAGTTAATTACAAAGCTCTTTAAGACATCCAAATGCATAATAGTCTAAAGGTGATCACGATAAACTCCTTAAAATTGATCTCTATTGGATTAATATTTACCTAaccaataataaacaaaaatagaaacTCATGCTTATCTAATTGAAAGAAGATAAATAAGAAGATCAACATGGATGAGCTGAATTACTAAGCAAGGGCAGTAACAAGACATATATAACCATCGCATTTTCCTCATTTCTCCAAGAAAACTCACCAAAAAGGGAAGATAACGAAACCCAAATCAAAGAAGATGAAAGCAAACCTTGTGTATATCGCTTCTTGAGttattcttcttcctcttcctcttctgcaAGTTGAAGGGAAAAGGAGGTTTCTTTTTTcgagaaaagaagaagagaaaagagagaatatTATCAGTCACACTAATCCGCATGTTGGCGTTACAGCGTATTGTATAAAGACCACGTAGTTAATGTCACCCCATCCACCAATAAAAGACAAGGATCAACGGTTAGGATCCTTTCATATGAAATCatatttgtttctcttttgtttaattCTGTTGTTATTAGTTCAGAGCATCTGTCTTCAATAGAGATTGGTCTTTTCCTCTCccataacttcttcttttttcttttaatagaaCAAATTGAAACTTTGTTGGTTTCTTTAAAACATACTGAATACATTGATAGGTGTCACTGCGAATATGTGGACAGCATTGCAATTGCCATTAGATTATCAATAAGTTTTAAGTATTTTCGTAAGAagaaaataaggaaacaaagaaaaatgaatTTAGCATTGgtcattaaaaaattagaataaaaagGATAATTAAAGATATAACTTCCGATAATTCACGGTTAATCGGTTTTCCATGCGTTTGTTCTCTCGATATGTGAGGTTTAAAAAGATAACTAAAGATGTAACGCTTGACTATCTACGGTTAATCAGTCTTACATCTGTCTACTCTCTCGACGTGtgaagttttaaaaatacaattaaagaTGTAACGCCTGACTTCCACGGTTAATTGGTCTTCCACACGTTTACTCTCTTGATatgtgaaatttaaaaaatacaatttaagaTGTAACGCTTGACCATCTACGGTTAATCGGTCATCCACACACCTGCCTGACATGGGAGTTTTAAAAGACTTGTGTACTGATCATTTAATCGCTAGTTGATATTTTCCATGTTTTATCATTACTTGCACGATATCGACAATCACTTTTCGATATATATCATTCATCATTCATTCAGCTATTCCAACTAGAAACTTTAGAAGAACATAAATAAAGTTTGATATAAGTAgtcaaatcaaatatattaatattttctatatatattatcatatacCAAATATGAGACAGAGGAGATACAATAACATAAGTATTGTGATGAAAATGATTGTACATTCTTTAAAACAAATTGAATACCTTGATAGGTGCTCTTGGGAATCTGTGGACATCATTGCCAGTGGATCATCAATAAGGTTAATTAGTTTTCCACGCGTCTGCTCTCTCGACATATGAGGTTTAAAAGGATAATTAAAGATGTAATGCTTGACCATCCACGATTAATCGGTCTTCCACACGTTTGCTCTCTCGATATGTgcggtttaaaaaaaaaattaaagatgtAACGCTTGACCATCCACGGTTAATCAATCTTCCATGCATCTGCTCTCTTGACATGTGagatttaaaaagataatttaagATGTAACGCTTGACCATACATGGTTAATCAGTCTTCTATACGTCTTCTCTCTCTGTATGTGAAGttcaaaaataaagttaaagatGTAACGTTTGACGATCCACGGTTAATTTTCATCTACGCACATACTCTCTCAACATGTAAGTCCACTATTTTAGGCTAGTCGGTGCATTAGTTAACGAGAGGTTTAAAAGATTTGTTTACTTACTATTTAATAACTAGATaatattttctatgttttgtcTTTACTCATTCGATATCGACAATCACTTTTTGATTAATCATCATTCAACTATTCCAACTAAGAAGTTTAGAACGAcataaatagagtttaatataatcatataagtagtcaaatcaaatatattaatattttctatatatattatcatatacCAAATAAGAAAAGGAGATAAAATAACATAAGTATAGTGATAAAAATGATTGcacattttttaaaacaaattgaatACCTTGATAGGTGCCCTTGGGAATCTGTGGACAACATTGCTAGCGGATCATCAATAAGGTTAATCGGTTTTCCACGCGTCTGCTCTTTCGACATGTGAGGTTTAAAAGGACAATTAAAGATGTAATGCTTGACCATCCACGATTAATCGGTCTACCACATGTTTGCTCTCTCGATATGTGAGGTTGAAAAGAACAATTAAAGATGTAACGCTTGACCATCCACATTTAATCGATCTTCCATGCATTTGTTCTCTCGACATGTGagatttaaaaagataatttaagATGTAACGCTTCACCATACATGGTTAATCGGTCTTCCACACGTTTTCTCTCTCTCGGTATGTGaagtttaaaaattttttttgaagatatAACGCTTGACGATCCACGGTTAATTGGCCATCTACGCACTGCTCTCGCGACATGTAAGTCCACTATTTATGCTAGTAGGGTGTATTAGTTAACGGAAggtttaaaaaatttgtttactGACTATTTAATAGCtagatgatattttttttgatcaaatagacgatattttctatgttttgtcTTTACTCATTCGATATcgacaaatcattttttgattATTCATCATTCAATTATTCCAACTAAGAAGTTTAGAACGACATAAATAGAGTTTGATATAAGtagtaaaatcaaatatattaatattttctatatatattatcatataccaaatatgagaaaaagaagataaaataacATAAGTATAATGATTGtacattctttaaaaaaaattgaatacatCGATATGTGACTTTAGGAATCTATGGACAACATTGACAGTGGATTATCAATAAGTTTATGGTATTTTCCTAatgagaaaataaagaaacgaAGAAATATGAATTTAGCATGgtcataaacaaaacaattataaGTAAAAGGACAATTAAAGATGTAACTCCTAACCATCCACAGTTAATCGGTCTTCCACGAGCTTGCCTCTCGACATATGAGttttaaaggaaaaagaaaagaagtaaCGCTCGACTATCAACAATTAAACAATCTTTCACGCACATGCACTCTCCACATGTGAGTCCGTTATATATAATAGTCAGTGGATTAATTAATGGAAGGTTCAAAAGACTTATAAATTGATCATTAATCACTAGATgatattttctatgttttatctTTACATGATATTGAAACTCACTTTTTGATATAAGATCATTCATCATTCAACTATTCCAACTAAAAACTTTAGATCgatgtaaatataatttgatataagCAAATCACTTTTTTCATAGTTATATCTATATTATCTTATCTTGAGTCATGTGCAAtatcaatataatttttttgaatagaATGAGATAAGTAAACTAAACAAggttaaatatacatatatttggtTATCTTttgatatccattcgggttcgaaTATTATCCGcacgggttcggatatccattctCTCCTAACTTAATACATGTTCGGATATTCTGTTACTTCAGTTTAGATTTCAGTTTGGGTTTTATGAGTCGCATTTGGATACGAGTTCGGATATCGAGTTCGGATAATATGCTCATGCCTAATTAGTACACTCATTTGTTAAGGGATATCTAATACAAAAAAGGTACTAGTACACTCATTTGTTAAGGGATATCCAATACAAAAAAGTTAAAGTAACTAATGACACTGTAGAACAATGCAAAACATTTCAGTTATTACTCTCTGTTTTagtgttgataaaaaaattagctATTCTGATTTTTACAATGACTGAGATGGTTTTGTGGATATTTGGTTTGTTGAAAAGACCGAAGCGAACAGTTAATTCTGGAAAAAGAAGACTTTTGTTCCGCATGTTTCTCTAATGAATCCCGTCAATGGAGATGACGTAAGGATGTAAGGCACAGTGATAAAGTCTGGTTGAGAAAGTTATATCTCAAGCAGAGTCAACCCCACACACTTAAAATTAGGCCATTGCGAGATAGGATTGAGCTGGTATTATGTTTATAACACACTATGAAGTAAgtggaaatatatataaacaagcaaagattataaattaagttgacacattatatataaatgcCTATTTGTAAGTAAATTTAAGTTGAAGTGTGGAGCTTCATTCTTCGAAGAGAAAGATAAGCCAAGAGACGGTAGCCAATAATCATAGCTACGAGAGCACTCACTTCCTTAAGCCCACTCACTATCTCCTCTCCGTTTACGTCCTGCATGATTTCTTCATATTGAACCTTGACAAGGAGCTTGTATGTGTGGTAGTTGAATGACATGTAACGTATCCATGCAATAAACATCGGAACTTTCTGccaaaagacaaacaaacaagtGTTAATCAATGTGCATTAGAGTTGCAATACTCCTATGTATAATGATATGTCTCAGGATTTGCTTATCTGAAACTGCACATGTGTCTTAATTAGAGGTAATCATCTCATTGTAACTAGAAGTTTACAACATGTCTGAATGTGGAACGTAGGTAAGAACAATGTACTATGGTGTTCAAAGAAATATGTTTATAATCTTGTCTTTGAATTGGAAGTTGTATAAATAATTTACCTTTACGAAGTAGCCACCAGCGAGCATGAACGTCATCACAGTTACTGATGCTAAAGTTGTGGCCTTCTTCAAATCCATTAAGCTTGCCCCTATAGCTAATCCAAGTCCCTAAACACAAAAAAGTTGTTAGCATTCTTGCGTTCACTATATCCTCTAGTTTCCCAATGAGGCCCTTTTTACCTGAGCTGCAACGATGCAGAGGAAGACTGTGAGCACACTTAGGAAAAAGGATTCAGCTCTTAATCTCAATCCTGCCATGAAATATACAACTACCAGGAAAAGCACAGGTAATATCAAGTCAAGTGGCAGGTCGCTTGTGGTTCTAGCCACAAAATATGCACTTAATCTATACATATTAGACTCTCTTTCCTTGCTCAGCATTGCTCTCTCTTGAGGAAACGTGAATATCGCTGTGAATACCGGAAAGAACCCCCAGAAAACAGCAATGAAGAAGAGTAGACCTACCTGAGATAAAGAGAGTTCCATTTTCAATATAAGCGACTAATTTGTAGACCATGAACATGATCTCGTACCTGATCTTGTAGACCTTTGGGATGTTGAATGTCTGATTGCCACCAGAGTAAACCTAATATAATGGCAGTGGAGAGCACTTGAGTGACTCTCAACCAGCTGAAATAGTCATGCTTCCGTTCTTTAAATCCTCTTAAAGAGAGTATGCAGTACTGATCCCACCAGCTTAACCCCCATTCTCGCTTGGGACAAGTTATCATCAGTTTAACTTCTTCATCAAGAGGAACTGGTTCCAtaagtttcttcttctccatgacTTCAATCTGTGTCTTGTAAGCCTCCTCAAGATACTGTGTTTCCGCATCAACATCACAGTTAATATGATATAGCTATAAAAGTAGAGGTGTCAAATGGGCGGGCCGTCCAATGGTTGCCCATGTCCATATACAAACGGGCTTAATATGGACAAACCCATTTTTCCCATTAGTTTTCATTGGACAAAATGTGGAAGACCATTAAGAAAATGGTTTTTATTGGTTTTGGGCTTTATGGACGTGGAATGTCCAATGGTCACAAAACCTaaggtttataaaatttaagtttttctGCTAAACtcgtaaaatcgattttttcgcttaaattttaatatcaaattttcCCGTCAGAAccagaaaatcgagtttttcttcaaaacgcaaaatcgaattttcccgccaaaaccggaaaatcgagtttttctgccaaaaccgcaaaatcgatttttctcgccaaaaccgaaattgTTGTACTTATGAACTTATGTATTATTGTACTTATgaatttatggatgaattttaattttatgaacttgTATATGTAATTGTAtgcttataaattaaaattttcttatatggtcATTATAGACCCCAtggcaaaaccgaaaaatcgagtttctctgccaaaatcagaaaatcgagttttccgccaaaaccgcaaaaatgagtttttttccgccaaaactgaaaaatcgagtttttccgtcaaaactgcaaaatcgagtttttccgtcaaaactgcaaaatcgagtttttccgtcaaaactgcaaaatcgagtttttccgccaaaactgcaaaatcaatttttcccaccaaaaccgtaaTTGTTGTATTTATGAACTTATGTATTGTTGTACTTTTgaatttatggatgaattttaattttatgaacttttatatataattgtatgcttataaattaaaatttaaaattttcttatatggtcATTATGGACCCCATGGCAGCCCATAAAAATATGGGTGTTAGTGGGTATGGTCTTTAATGGACATGGTTCTTAATGGACATGGTCACTTTGCTGTCCACAAACAATGAATGGACAAATGGATATGGACTAATGGACATGGGCTCGCCCAGTTTACAGCTCTATATAAAAGGTATCTTGAAATGTCAATGTATCTCATCCTTGTCTCACCTCATATACAGCTGTAGGAGTTGACTTGGGAGGTCTTATCTTGCTGCAAGAACTTCCCTCTTTAAGAGCTGAGGGTATGGAGATATCGTTCATGTTTCCATTCGCTAAGTCCAGCAAGAACTCTGCTGGGTTCATGGAGAGTAGAGGAGAACATCCTATGGAAGAGAAGTAAGGCATTGCTTCTGATGCTTTCCCAAAGTAAAGCAAGCTTCCTCTGCTGAGTACAACCAGCTTGTCAAATCTGTGAAAGAGCCTGCTTGACGGTTGGTGGATTGTTGTTACTATAGTTTTCCCAGCCTGCATGCCAACAAGTAAGAACTTGGGTATGGTCAAATCCATAGGATTTAAAGATGTAAAGAGTGGATGTCTCTTACTTTTGCTATGCTTTGTAGCATCTGAACAATCTTTAGAGCAGTGGTAGAGTCCAAACTAGAAGTGGGTTCATCAAGGAAAAGAAGTGAAGGATTAGTCATGATCTCATTCCCAATACAAACCCTTTTCCTCTCCCCACCTGAGACACCACGCACAAATGATCCTCCAATCATTGTGTCTTGGCACCTAATACAAACGAATTTCTAATAAGGTTCCATTCTCAAGACCGGTTTGCTATAACCGTAAGGGGAAGTGCCCAAAATTGTTAGAGGATAGTGTACCTTTCCAGGCCAAGCTCTTGTATGACACTGACAGCTCTTTGCTCCTTCTCCTGCTTTGTGAGGGTCTTAGGAAGGCGTAAAAGAGCTGTGTAGGTTAGTGTCTCTTTAACAGTTAAGTGAGGGAACAGAACATCATCTTGAGTCACAAATCCAATCCTGCCATGTTAATGgtacaaattatatatacatctaCAGTTTCATTTAGAGACTGAACTGGAATCTTATATTAACCTGGTTTTCAAGTGCTTAGAATATGGTTTATCGTTGTAGCTAACCGACCCACTGGTGTTTTGCTGATTAAATCTTCCACCAAGCACATTGAGTAGTGTGGTTTTGCCACTTCCAGAAGGTCCCATGAGAGCTAGAATCTCCCCTGGATAGGCTGAACCACTAATCCCATTCAAGATGCTCTTTTCTGATGATGATGTCATTGCTTTACAAGTTACCTTGTATGTGATGTCTATGAACTACAAAAGACATGACAAGAATTGATTTGATCAGTAAATTTTCAAGCAAAAGTTCCCATACATAATATGCCTTAGTTTGCAAGAAAACTATTATTCTTTTTCTAAAGATAAATGACTCAAATTCTCTCTGATTTATTCAGAATTACAATACCTATATAACCATACCCTTTTGGTCCAGCGTGAAGCTCTGCTTCACATGTTGCCGAGAACCAGTAAACTGTAGTTGAGCCTCCTAAGCTTGATTTTGGGCACCAAAGTTAGACCAACAAAGAAGGCAAAACAGAGGTTTCCATTGTCTAGGAATATTCATGATGCTCTGTCTTAATGCAATGAGGATGATAAAACTAAATGTAAACTGTTTCTTGGTTATGGGAGGATTGATAATTCTTGTGCATAAAACATGATATGAGATACAACAGACCCACTGAAGTTGGACTAATCAATGGCatcaaaaaacataaatatatatttctatggACTTTTGGGGTTTTGATGATTTAGATACATATCTCCATCAGTGCCTGCGCTCAAATAGAGAGTACCATAAATATCAATTCCTAAGTTTTCCATTAGATTATCTATATGGGGAAATGGTTCACCTTCAGATATATTGGAAAGGTTGGTTCTTCTTGAAGCTTGACCA belongs to Brassica napus cultivar Da-Ae unplaced genomic scaffold, Da-Ae ScsIHWf_3154;HRSCAF=3974, whole genome shotgun sequence and includes:
- the LOC106449368 gene encoding probable sucrose-phosphatase 3b isoform X2, with the protein product MRISVTDNILSFLFFFSRKKKPPFPFNLQKRKRKKNNSRSDIHKDTENMLIMERLKSPPPLMIVSDLDHTMVDHQDHDNLSLLRFNSLWEEAYRRDSLLVFSTARSPILYKELRKEKPLLTPDIIITSIGTEIAFGNSMVPDHSWVETLNTHKWNQEIVLEETRKFPELTLQPKTEQRLHKVSFYIDEGKGEAVTKELSHLLEKRGLDVKIIHSWGMNLDVIPRGGGKGEALEYLLKKLKAEGMSPVNTLACGDSEHDAELFSIPDVHGVMVSNSQEELLKWHTENALNNSKLIHSSERCADGILQAIDYFKLGPTLSPRDASEFLNGKADIANPGQEVVRFYLFYERLRRGEIKKYETYIASFKESCDQDAVFFHPSGEEKSLREAIDELRKYNGDRSGKKFWVWVDQVLVIDNISGKCIVKFDKWEQCEDERKCCTTTVEFTSKGRGCLVWEQVKQIWSEESELNDENNCWII
- the LOC106449368 gene encoding probable sucrose-phosphatase 3b isoform X3, giving the protein MLIMERLKSPPPLMIVSDLDHTMVDHQDHDNLSLLRFNSLWEEAYRRDSLLVFSTARSPILYKELRKEKPLLTPDIIITSIGTEIAFGNSMVPDHSWVETLNTHKWNQEIVLEETRKFPELTLQPKTEQRLHKVSFYIDEGKGEAVTKELSHLLEKRGLDVKIIHSWGMNLDVIPRGGGKGEALEYLLKKLKAEGMSPVNTLACGDSEHDAELFSIPDVHGVMVSNSQEELLKWHTENALNNSKLIHSSERCADGILQAIDYFKLGPTLSPRDASEFLNGKADIANPGQEVVRFYLFYERLRRGEIKKYETYIASFKESCDQDAVFFHPSGEEKSLREAIDELRKYNGDRSGKKFWVWVDQVLVIDNISGKCIVKFDKWEQCEDERKCCTTTVEFTSKGRGCLVWEQVKQIWSEESELNDENNCWII
- the LOC106449368 gene encoding probable sucrose-phosphatase 3b isoform X1, producing MRISVTDNILSFLFFFSRKKKPPFPFNLQKRKRKKNNSRSDIHKTLPLYANSQDTENMLIMERLKSPPPLMIVSDLDHTMVDHQDHDNLSLLRFNSLWEEAYRRDSLLVFSTARSPILYKELRKEKPLLTPDIIITSIGTEIAFGNSMVPDHSWVETLNTHKWNQEIVLEETRKFPELTLQPKTEQRLHKVSFYIDEGKGEAVTKELSHLLEKRGLDVKIIHSWGMNLDVIPRGGGKGEALEYLLKKLKAEGMSPVNTLACGDSEHDAELFSIPDVHGVMVSNSQEELLKWHTENALNNSKLIHSSERCADGILQAIDYFKLGPTLSPRDASEFLNGKADIANPGQEVVRFYLFYERLRRGEIKKYETYIASFKESCDQDAVFFHPSGEEKSLREAIDELRKYNGDRSGKKFWVWVDQVLVIDNISGKCIVKFDKWEQCEDERKCCTTTVEFTSKGRGCLVWEQVKQIWSEESELNDENNCWII